In one window of Haloimpatiens sp. FM7315 DNA:
- a CDS encoding aspartate carbamoyltransferase regulatory subunit → MLKVDSLKKGIVIDHIKAGMGMKIFNSLGLHKVEGAVALIMNVVSEKMGRKDIIKIDNVIDMDFTIIGLMDPNATVNVIENESIKEKIKLSLPEEVENLIKCKNPRCITSVEKYVPHVFYLVDKEKGQYRCKYCDEAYDLEL, encoded by the coding sequence ATGTTAAAGGTAGATAGCTTAAAAAAAGGTATAGTTATAGATCATATTAAGGCTGGCATGGGTATGAAAATATTTAATAGTCTTGGACTTCATAAAGTAGAAGGTGCCGTAGCTTTAATTATGAATGTAGTAAGTGAAAAAATGGGAAGAAAAGATATTATAAAAATAGATAATGTGATTGATATGGATTTCACCATTATAGGGCTTATGGATCCAAATGCAACTGTTAATGTTATAGAAAATGAAAGTATAAAGGAAAAGATAAAGCTTAGTTTACCTGAAGAGGTAGAAAATTTAATAAAATGTAAGAACCCAAGATGTATAACTTCAGTTGAAAAATATGTACCTCATGTGTTCTACTTAGTTGATAAAGAAAAAGGTCAATATAGATGTAAGTATTGTGATGAGGCTTATGATCTAGAGTTATAA
- the pyrF gene encoding orotidine-5'-phosphate decarboxylase, whose product MIIDKLYENVKNNGPVCVGLDTSIEYIPKDFLNKYNSIEDAITSFNERLIDATIDNAACFKVQIAYYEALGLLGLRAYKRTLDYIRKKSGIIVADIKRGDISKTAEMYAKAHFEGDFESDFITLNPYMGLDTIGPYLKYVDNSEKGLFILLRTSNEGAKDIQYISAKSDRKIYNIVGEKIQDLGEKHKGKCGYSSIGAVVGCTHGEEAEKIREDLDKTFFLIPGYGAQGGAALDVARYMKNGNGGVVNSSRGILLAYKKQENGEKEFDRWAREEVINMRRTIEKACKSK is encoded by the coding sequence ATGATAATAGATAAATTATATGAAAATGTGAAAAATAATGGACCTGTATGTGTAGGCTTAGATACATCAATTGAATACATACCTAAGGATTTTTTAAATAAATACAATTCTATAGAGGATGCTATAACAAGCTTTAACGAAAGATTAATAGATGCAACTATTGATAATGCTGCATGTTTTAAAGTGCAGATTGCTTATTATGAAGCTTTAGGACTTTTAGGGCTTAGGGCTTATAAAAGAACTTTAGATTATATTAGAAAAAAGAGTGGAATTATTGTAGCCGATATAAAAAGAGGGGATATATCAAAAACCGCTGAAATGTATGCTAAAGCACATTTTGAAGGTGATTTTGAAAGTGATTTCATCACTCTTAATCCCTATATGGGATTAGATACAATAGGACCTTATTTAAAATATGTGGATAATAGTGAAAAAGGCTTGTTTATACTACTAAGAACTTCAAACGAAGGGGCTAAAGATATTCAGTATATATCAGCTAAGAGTGATAGAAAGATTTATAACATAGTAGGAGAAAAAATACAGGATTTAGGTGAAAAACATAAAGGAAAATGTGGATATAGTAGTATAGGAGCAGTGGTTGGATGTACTCATGGTGAAGAAGCTGAGAAAATTAGAGAGGATTTAGATAAAACCTTCTTTCTAATACCAGGTTATGGAGCTCAAGGCGGTGCTGCTTTAGATGTAGCAAGATATATGAAAAATGGCAATGGTGGAGTTGTAAATTCATCAAGAGGAATACTTCTTGCATATAAAAAGCAGGAAAATGGCGAAAAAGAATTTGATAGATGGGCAAGAGAAGAAGTTATTAACATGAGAAGAACAATAGAAAAAGCTTGTAAAAGTAAATAG
- a CDS encoding EFR1 family ferrodoxin (N-terminal region resembles flavodoxins. C-terminal ferrodoxin region binds two 4Fe-4S clusters.) has protein sequence MKGGIIYFSGTGNTKYVASEFKKALNKNDVNCDLIDIVKTKELKDYYNFYVLGCPIYAEMFPYYFMNWVKDNLDNGNGRKVIIFSTQASNRGTGTEELRVVLEKRGFKVTINQPIKMPNNYYVVGFNRTTENENNAMCKNASEKVNDIVKKFLLGETSISSISTFDLKIGKIAYKFFDKYSKKWAKKTISVDYTKCLKCKKCQDNCPTNNIIVNEKIEFKSNCISCQRCIHICPSNAFLYKGKHFDQYKLNDIL, from the coding sequence ATGAAAGGTGGAATAATATATTTTTCAGGTACTGGCAATACAAAATATGTTGCTAGTGAGTTTAAAAAGGCATTAAATAAAAACGATGTAAACTGTGATTTAATCGATATAGTTAAAACAAAAGAATTAAAAGATTATTATAATTTCTATGTACTTGGATGTCCAATATATGCTGAAATGTTTCCATACTATTTTATGAATTGGGTGAAAGATAATTTAGATAATGGGAATGGAAGAAAAGTTATAATATTTTCAACTCAAGCCTCAAATAGGGGAACTGGAACAGAAGAATTAAGAGTTGTTTTGGAAAAACGAGGATTCAAAGTTACTATAAACCAGCCTATAAAAATGCCAAATAATTATTATGTAGTGGGATTTAATAGAACTACAGAAAATGAGAATAATGCTATGTGTAAAAATGCCAGTGAAAAGGTAAATGACATAGTAAAAAAATTTTTACTTGGAGAAACCTCAATCTCAAGTATTTCAACTTTTGATTTAAAAATAGGAAAAATTGCATATAAGTTTTTTGATAAATATTCTAAAAAATGGGCAAAAAAAACAATTTCCGTTGATTATACTAAATGTTTAAAATGTAAAAAGTGTCAAGATAATTGCCCAACAAATAATATTATTGTTAATGAAAAAATAGAATTTAAATCTAATTGTATAAGCTGTCAAAGGTGTATTCACATTTGTCCTTCCAATGCATTTCTATATAAAGGTAAACATTTTGATCAGTATAAATTAAATGATATTTTGTAG
- a CDS encoding dihydroorotate dehydrogenase electron transfer subunit → MICSIEKVLENIEVCEEIYKISIEGNFEGKPGQFYMLKVPYKEPLLPRPISIYSIDENKIEFLYKVVGQGTKLLSKLQVGEEIQILGPLGNCFDLSENKGKIAMVSGGIGVAPLLFLTKGLENVSVDFYAGFYQEVYAVDNVEKNVNNFYISTEKECIRNKIQKFTQENNVKVVDNSYVTDIFNPEKYEIVYCCGPKIMMEKVVKMCKEKNVPVYVSMENRMACGVGACLGCTCDTKNGFKRVCSDGPVFNGEDVVF, encoded by the coding sequence ATGATATGTTCCATAGAAAAAGTTTTAGAAAATATTGAAGTTTGTGAAGAAATATATAAAATTAGTATAGAGGGAAATTTTGAAGGTAAGCCAGGACAATTCTATATGTTAAAGGTTCCTTACAAGGAACCCCTTCTTCCAAGACCTATAAGTATATATAGTATAGATGAAAATAAAATTGAATTTCTGTATAAGGTAGTGGGTCAAGGAACAAAATTATTATCAAAACTTCAGGTAGGAGAAGAAATTCAAATACTTGGACCTCTTGGAAATTGCTTTGATTTGTCGGAAAATAAAGGAAAAATAGCAATGGTGTCTGGTGGAATCGGAGTTGCACCACTATTATTCTTAACAAAAGGACTTGAAAATGTATCTGTAGACTTTTATGCAGGATTCTACCAAGAAGTTTATGCTGTAGATAATGTGGAAAAAAATGTTAATAACTTCTATATTTCCACTGAAAAAGAGTGTATAAGGAATAAAATACAGAAATTTACACAGGAAAATAATGTAAAAGTTGTGGATAACTCCTATGTTACTGATATTTTTAATCCAGAGAAGTATGAAATTGTATATTGCTGTGGCCCTAAAATAATGATGGAAAAAGTCGTAAAAATGTGCAAAGAAAAAAACGTGCCGGTATATGTCTCTATGGAAAACAGGATGGCTTGCGGTGTTGGTGCTTGCCTTGGATGTACTTGTGACACAAAAAATGGTTTTAAAAGGGTTTGTAGCGATGGACCTGTGTTTAATGGAGAAGATGTTGTCTTTTAA
- a CDS encoding CPC_1213 family protein: MDNKLKKTNNTKKDGIFKKKNIKHGEQESSRTIFGKNKD, from the coding sequence ATGGATAATAAACTTAAAAAAACAAATAACACAAAAAAAGATGGTATTTTTAAAAAGAAAAATATAAAACATGGAGAGCAAGAAAGTTCTAGAACTATATTTGGTAAAAATAAAGACTAA
- the pyrE gene encoding orotate phosphoribosyltransferase, with protein sequence MNSMVIDVLKECNALLEGHFLLSSGKHSNRYVQCAKLLQYPEKAEKVLKVVVDKIKDLDFDIVVGPAMGGVIVAYEIGRQAGKPAIFTERVDGNMALRRGFEISEGQKILITEDVVTTGKSSLETARLLEGLGGKVIGICCIADRGESNMPYPVYSATKIEVKSYEKENCPLCEKNIPYIKPGSRNIK encoded by the coding sequence ATGAATAGTATGGTAATAGATGTATTAAAAGAATGTAACGCACTTTTAGAAGGACATTTTCTATTGTCTAGTGGAAAGCATAGCAATAGATATGTTCAATGTGCTAAATTACTTCAATATCCAGAAAAAGCAGAAAAGGTGTTAAAAGTTGTAGTTGATAAGATAAAGGACTTGGATTTTGACATAGTAGTAGGCCCTGCAATGGGTGGAGTTATAGTTGCTTATGAAATCGGAAGACAAGCGGGAAAACCAGCAATATTTACTGAGAGAGTTGATGGAAATATGGCTTTAAGAAGAGGATTTGAAATAAGCGAAGGTCAGAAAATACTAATTACAGAAGATGTTGTGACTACTGGAAAATCATCTCTTGAAACTGCAAGGTTATTAGAAGGATTAGGGGGAAAGGTAATTGGAATTTGTTGCATAGCCGACAGAGGAGAAAGCAATATGCCTTATCCAGTATATAGCGCTACTAAAATTGAGGTAAAAAGTTATGAAAAGGAAAATTGTCCTTTATGTGAAAAAAATATTCCTTATATAAAGCCAGGAAGCAGAAATATAAAATAA
- a CDS encoding manganese catalase family protein gives MDNNHKEHLKGIYSDPSDYPQIKVTGPNLYYASLLMDDYAGAVSEFTAINQYLYHHFFFEEISEYLGKLLENVSIVEMWHLEILADLIKKLGGNPIIAGSYSTYGTFWNGSFVYYGMTTCDRLKGDIDSEYRAIEEYEKHIFMINDPYIKKILKRIILDEKVHIKLFNQALLKYCGITYKQLP, from the coding sequence ATGGATAATAACCACAAAGAACACCTTAAAGGTATATATTCGGATCCTTCTGATTATCCACAAATAAAAGTAACTGGTCCTAATTTGTATTATGCATCACTATTAATGGATGATTATGCAGGTGCAGTTAGTGAGTTTACTGCCATCAATCAATACCTTTATCATCATTTTTTCTTTGAAGAAATAAGTGAATATTTAGGTAAGCTTTTAGAAAATGTATCTATAGTTGAAATGTGGCATCTGGAAATATTAGCAGATTTGATAAAAAAACTAGGAGGGAATCCTATAATAGCAGGATCCTATAGCACCTATGGTACTTTTTGGAATGGAAGTTTTGTCTATTATGGCATGACAACCTGTGATAGATTAAAAGGTGATATAGACTCCGAATATAGAGCCATAGAAGAATATGAGAAGCATATTTTTATGATTAATGATCCTTATATAAAGAAAATATTAAAAAGAATTATATTAGATGAAAAAGTTCATATTAAATTATTTAATCAAGCTCTTTTAAAATATTGTGGCATTACCTATAAACAATTGCCTTAA
- the pyrB gene encoding aspartate carbamoyltransferase has translation MLNGRNLIDPMDFTTEELEEVFERADDIIENPKDYAHVCDGKLLGTLFFEPSTRTRLSFEAAMLRLGGSVLGFSEAKSSSVSKGESVMDTVKTVSCYADIITMRHPKEGAPLVGARGCDVPVINAGDGGHQHPTQTLTDLLTMRCTKGTLSNLTIGVCGDLKFGRTVHSLIKAMSRYKNNKFILISPNELSIPDYIKTEILQKNNIEFLEVEKLEDVMDKLDILYMTRVQKERFFNEEDYIRLKDSYILDEEKMSKAKKDMIVMHPLPRVNEISYEVDKDPRACYFKQAKYGMYVRMALITKLLGVNK, from the coding sequence ATGTTAAATGGCAGAAATTTAATTGATCCAATGGATTTTACAACAGAAGAATTAGAGGAGGTTTTTGAAAGGGCAGATGATATAATTGAGAACCCTAAAGACTATGCTCATGTCTGTGATGGAAAACTTCTAGGAACTCTTTTCTTCGAACCAAGTACAAGAACAAGATTGAGTTTTGAGGCAGCAATGCTTAGACTTGGAGGATCCGTGCTTGGATTTTCTGAAGCTAAGTCAAGTTCAGTATCTAAGGGTGAAAGCGTAATGGATACTGTTAAAACAGTTAGTTGTTATGCAGATATCATAACAATGAGACATCCTAAAGAAGGTGCTCCTTTAGTTGGAGCAAGAGGCTGCGATGTTCCAGTAATAAATGCTGGAGATGGCGGACATCAACATCCAACTCAAACTTTAACAGACTTATTAACTATGAGATGTACAAAAGGTACCCTATCTAATTTAACTATCGGTGTGTGTGGAGATTTAAAATTTGGAAGAACAGTACATTCGCTGATAAAAGCCATGTCTAGATATAAAAATAATAAATTCATATTAATTTCCCCAAATGAATTAAGTATTCCAGATTATATAAAAACAGAGATATTACAGAAAAATAACATAGAATTTTTGGAAGTTGAAAAATTAGAAGATGTAATGGATAAACTGGATATACTATATATGACAAGAGTTCAAAAGGAGAGATTCTTTAACGAAGAAGATTATATAAGACTTAAGGATAGCTATATATTAGATGAAGAGAAAATGAGCAAAGCTAAAAAAGATATGATTGTTATGCATCCTTTGCCTAGAGTTAATGAGATATCCTATGAAGTTGATAAAGACCCTAGAGCATGTTATTTTAAGCAAGCAAAATACGGTATGTATGTGAGAATGGCTTTAATAACAAAACTTTTGGGGGTGAATAAATAA